From the bacterium genome, the window CCCGCCGGATCGCGCACCGCCAGTTCCGCGAGCTGCTTCCGGTCAAGTTGAATTCCGTGAGCCTTGAGTCCCGCCATAAATCGCGAGTAAGACAGCCCGTGCAGACGGGCCGCCGCATTGATCCTCGTAATCCAAAGACGGCGATAGTCCCGCTTCTTGCGGCGACGATCAATATAGGAACGATTCCATGCTTTCTCCACCGTCTCGGTCGCCGCTTTAATCAGCGTCCCGCGACGGCCGATGTAGCCCTTGGCCGCTTTGAATATCTTGTTGCGCCGCCGCCGGTCGGCGGGGCCGTTGGTTGACCGTGGCATTTTCTACACCTTCCTGATTCGAAACTCTTCTTCTACATCCCCGGCTGAATTTTTCCGCCCAGCATCCGTTGAATCTGCTTCACGTTCGCGGAGTGCACCATCTGTGTGCCTTGCAGGCTGCGCTTGCGTTTGCGGCTCTTGTGAGACAACATGTGCCGCTTGTACGCGCTATTGTACTTGAGACGGCCGCTGCCCGTCAAACGAAACCGCTTGGCGGCCGATCTCCGTGTTTTCATCTTCGGCATGTTCGTAACCGTCCTTGTGGTATGCCGGTTCGGCTATTTCCGAACCAGAATCATCGTCATCATTCGCGGACCCTCCATCCGCGGTGGAATCTCGACTTTGGCAACGTCGCCCAGCTCACTGGCGACTTTCTCCAGCATCCGCGTACCGAACTCCTGATGGGTAATCATTCGGCCGCGGAAGAGAACCGACGCTTTGACTTTCGCACCTTCCTCGATGAACTTGCGAGCCAACTTGACCTTGGTCAATAGGTCATGCTCGTCAATGGCCGGTGATAACCGAATGCCTTTGAGAACCGTGGCCTGCTGCTTGCGCCGCGCCACGCGCTCTTTCTTAGCCTGGTCATACTTGTACTTGCCGTAGTCCATGATCTTGACCACCGGCGGCTTCGCGGTCGGCGCGATCTCCACCAGGTCAAGTCCGGCTTGCCGGGCGAGTCCGAGGGCTTCCTCGGACGGCATGATGCCAAGCTGTGTGCCGTCATTGCCGATACAGCGCACTT encodes:
- the rplT gene encoding 50S ribosomal protein L20, translating into MPRSTNGPADRRRRNKIFKAAKGYIGRRGTLIKAATETVEKAWNRSYIDRRRKKRDYRRLWITRINAAARLHGLSYSRFMAGLKAHGIQLDRKQLAELAVRDPAG
- the rpmI gene encoding 50S ribosomal protein L35, coding for MPKMKTRRSAAKRFRLTGSGRLKYNSAYKRHMLSHKSRKRKRSLQGTQMVHSANVKQIQRMLGGKIQPGM
- the infC gene encoding translation initiation factor IF-3, yielding MRGPALRAAPKPDPTRINERIREPQVRCIGNDGTQLGIMPSEEALGLARQAGLDLVEIAPTAKPPVVKIMDYGKYKYDQAKKERVARRKQQATVLKGIRLSPAIDEHDLLTKVKLARKFIEEGAKVKASVLFRGRMITHQEFGTRMLEKVASELGDVAKVEIPPRMEGPRMMTMILVRK